Below is a window of Panthera leo isolate Ple1 chromosome B4, P.leo_Ple1_pat1.1, whole genome shotgun sequence DNA.
CGCCCACCATGCCGTACGAGAGGCCGAAGGCGACGCAGAAGGCGACAAGGGCGCCGTaggagcgcgcgcgcgcgctgcTCAGGTCCGTGAGGCCATTGGCCATCAGGGCCAGGCTGAAGAGGTAGGCGACGTGAGGTCGTAAGCGCGCCAGGCCCGCCAGGGCGCCGCACGCTGGCCGCGCCACGATGTCTACGAAGCCCACGATGGACAGCAGGAAGGCGGCGTCGGCGTCCGGCACGCCCGCGTCCTTGGCGTAGTTCACCAACAGGATGGCGGGCACGAAGAGGCCGAGGGCCATCAGGAACTTGGTGACGGCGTACACCCCGAAGGCGCGGTCGGCGCACACGGCCACGTCCAGCAGGCGGCGGCGGGTCCGGCCGCCAGGGGGCGACTCGCGCAGGCGCAGCCCGGCGCGGTCCGCTTCCGCCTCCCCGGGAGCGTCGTCCGCGCTGGCCCCGCGCGGCCGCGGGCCGGGTCCCGGCGGCGGCCGCATGACGGCGCCGCAAGCGCAGCAGTGCAGCAGGAGGCCGCCGAGCAGCAAGAAGCCGCCGCGCCAGCCGAAGTGCTCGAGCAGCTGTTGGCCGAGCGGCGACAGCGCCGACAGGAACACGGGGCTGCCCGCCGCCGCCAGCCCGTTGGCTAGGGGCCGCCGCCGCTCGAAGTACAGCCCCAGCATGATGAGCGACGGCTGGAAGTTgagggccaggcccaggcctgCGGGGCGAGGCGGCGCTGTGCCGGGGTCCCCGAgggcgcccccaccccagccccgggcaggagggagggggggagggggaggccccgACGGGGCAGGCAGACCCCCGGGGGAAACTGAGCCGAGGGACGTCGAGGACCGCCTttggaggggaaactgaggacagaAGGCCTTgcggggaaactgaggacagAAGGCATTGCCACAAGGACTcccgaccccacccccaccccccacctcacgGCCGGGCCCCGTCCGGTAGGGGAGGTGAGCAGTGGCCGCCCTCACCTGTGAGCACCCCAGCCGTCAGGTATAGCTCCAGGAGGCGCGTGGCGAAGGATGCTAGCACCATGCCCGCCGAGGCCAA
It encodes the following:
- the SLC16A8 gene encoding monocarboxylate transporter 3, whose amino-acid sequence is MGAGGPRRGAGPPDGGWGWAVLGACFVITGFAYGFPKAVSVFFRALMRDFGAGYSDTAWVSSIMLAMLYGTGPVSSILVTRFGCRPVMLVGGLLASAGMVLASFATRLLELYLTAGVLTGLGLALNFQPSLIMLGLYFERRRPLANGLAAAGSPVFLSALSPLGQQLLEHFGWRGGFLLLGGLLLHCCACGAVMRPPPGPGPRPRGASADDAPGEAEADRAGLRLRESPPGGRTRRRLLDVAVCADRAFGVYAVTKFLMALGLFVPAILLVNYAKDAGVPDADAAFLLSIVGFVDIVARPACGALAGLARLRPHVAYLFSLALMANGLTDLSSARARSYGALVAFCVAFGLSYGMVGALQFEVLMAAVGSHRFPSALGLVLLVEAVAVLIGPPSAGRLVDALKNYEIIFYLAGSEVALAGIFMAVATKCCLRRSKDTPPSQGAQGGASDTEDAEAQEDAEALPAGAEEPGSLQVLEAPSPGAGPGEPKAEAELGVDPESV